A single region of the candidate division WOR-3 bacterium genome encodes:
- a CDS encoding CapA family protein: MNLLIAIITLSNFGGQAPVIADTIEDFESGVLELFSFPGEDCEPDSWCLDSLITHNNSRYALKVFGNTWKIKEIAPVELDTGTVFEVAAYVATKGEIQGFGLIGSGETLLYSLAGSEKVDPERWITVYQGAFPLGVWNKYQLPVGEDWLSRFGHLTAVNRLVFINDRDSVQEGVIYFDDILNISADLPVAPVVEIWYEEEGKRDNRDGSFSITVHFYSRVTDPDSRGHLYFWSFGDDSTSNDSCPVHTYFVSDDHEFTVLLEVCDSTKRKGRDSCRVRVETGQTSFPLRFNFVGDVMLARRYELPGGIIDSIGPEGVFEQIKPYLGDWADITVANLECPLTDTGTPHPTKPIVFRGRPTNVRGLQFAGIDVVSLANNHIIDYGLEGLIETQRVLDSAGIRYSGAGANSYEAFLPVFLVKSGKNLGFLCYSDRTGQYDNYQPYLNAGYNKPGFAEEDTFRIFQGIRQAKAVSDFVIVQLHSGEEYNETPSEQSDDEWYFPWSERPSAGEREVRRRVIESGADLIVCHHPHILQGIEVYQGKVIAHSLGNFAFDQEYPETYPSVILNGLLDNRGFYRFLLVPVFIDDYIPKRAEGELGVFILRHLARLSREMNTYLAVNRESVKAEVVLDTFNLNRETERFQVTFELEPDSGWFASAPLRLNPWGDVSRLLNITPAGEWQFRLGRGLVWFGNMESEGATMWLLNQVDEFYDTLRFRGQRSLCQRRQARSGTIVTNLEERMVLPQDSGDLAVYGWVKAENGRNINLSLNCYTTRVGGTPVKACSLATPLNGTFDWQFQHRGITPPTNGLYFDLWLKSAGPDSGVSRVWFDDVGVIKWDNWQNFHGPIAITSPNEYSFIQVRKRDTVSSAEVEYEEVGYQVQTGIARQRFVPDFAFSELLIQPVPAHRDALIRYYLPKPGRVRLNIYNSTGQLVRRLIEKNEKAGSGFVKWDLRDDKGRAVPAGTYFCRLQAANGPLIAKLVLVRKD; the protein is encoded by the coding sequence ATGAATCTGCTGATTGCGATAATAACCCTCTCTAATTTTGGCGGGCAGGCGCCGGTTATTGCGGATACGATTGAGGATTTTGAGTCCGGTGTTTTGGAACTTTTCTCCTTTCCGGGTGAGGATTGCGAACCGGACTCCTGGTGTCTTGACTCTCTCATCACCCATAACAACTCCCGTTATGCCCTGAAGGTTTTCGGCAATACCTGGAAGATAAAAGAGATTGCACCGGTAGAACTGGACACCGGCACCGTTTTTGAAGTTGCCGCCTATGTTGCGACCAAGGGCGAGATTCAGGGGTTCGGTTTGATTGGTTCGGGCGAGACGCTGCTTTATTCCCTTGCCGGCTCAGAAAAGGTTGACCCAGAGAGATGGATTACGGTCTATCAGGGCGCATTTCCGTTGGGCGTCTGGAATAAATATCAGTTGCCGGTGGGCGAGGACTGGCTCTCAAGGTTCGGACATCTGACCGCGGTTAACAGGCTGGTGTTTATCAATGACCGAGACAGCGTTCAGGAAGGGGTGATATACTTTGATGACATTTTGAATATCAGCGCCGACCTGCCAGTAGCACCGGTTGTGGAAATCTGGTATGAGGAGGAGGGAAAAAGGGATAACAGAGATGGCAGTTTCAGCATCACCGTCCATTTTTACAGCCGGGTTACCGACCCGGATTCAAGAGGGCATCTTTACTTCTGGTCTTTTGGCGATGATTCCACGAGTAATGACTCCTGTCCGGTTCACACCTATTTTGTCAGCGATGACCACGAGTTTACCGTGCTTTTGGAGGTATGCGATTCAACTAAAAGGAAGGGAAGGGACTCCTGCCGGGTGCGGGTTGAGACCGGTCAGACAAGTTTCCCTTTGAGGTTCAACTTTGTCGGTGATGTGATGCTGGCAAGGAGGTACGAACTGCCCGGCGGGATAATTGACTCCATAGGACCTGAAGGTGTTTTTGAACAGATCAAGCCCTATCTTGGTGACTGGGCGGATATCACGGTTGCCAATCTTGAATGCCCATTGACAGACACCGGCACACCCCATCCGACCAAGCCGATTGTCTTCCGGGGCAGACCGACAAATGTGCGTGGTCTTCAGTTTGCCGGGATTGATGTTGTCTCTTTGGCAAACAACCACATCATTGACTACGGGCTGGAAGGGCTAATAGAGACCCAGCGGGTGCTTGATTCGGCAGGTATCAGATATTCAGGTGCCGGTGCAAACTCCTACGAGGCATTTCTGCCGGTGTTTCTCGTCAAGTCCGGAAAGAACCTCGGCTTTCTCTGTTATAGCGACCGCACCGGTCAGTATGACAATTATCAGCCCTATCTCAATGCCGGTTATAACAAGCCCGGCTTTGCCGAGGAGGACACCTTCAGGATTTTTCAGGGAATCAGGCAGGCAAAGGCGGTGAGCGACTTTGTGATTGTCCAGTTGCATTCCGGTGAGGAGTATAATGAAACACCCAGCGAGCAATCTGATGATGAGTGGTATTTCCCCTGGTCAGAAAGACCGAGCGCGGGGGAGCGAGAAGTCAGGCGCAGGGTTATTGAAAGTGGCGCGGACCTGATTGTTTGCCATCACCCCCATATCTTGCAGGGGATTGAGGTCTATCAGGGCAAGGTGATTGCCCATTCCTTGGGTAATTTTGCCTTTGACCAGGAGTATCCTGAAACCTACCCCTCGGTGATTTTGAATGGTCTTTTGGACAACCGGGGTTTTTATCGGTTCCTTTTGGTCCCGGTTTTTATTGACGACTACATTCCCAAAAGGGCAGAGGGTGAGCTGGGTGTTTTTATTTTGCGCCATCTTGCGCGTCTGTCAAGGGAGATGAACACCTATCTGGCTGTGAATCGGGAAAGCGTTAAGGCAGAGGTTGTTCTGGATACATTCAATCTTAATAGAGAGACCGAACGGTTTCAGGTCACTTTTGAACTTGAGCCGGATTCAGGCTGGTTCGCGTCTGCGCCTTTGCGGCTGAACCCCTGGGGTGATGTTTCCAGGCTCTTAAATATCACCCCAGCAGGTGAATGGCAGTTCAGATTGGGAAGGGGCTTGGTCTGGTTTGGCAATATGGAAAGTGAGGGGGCAACGATGTGGCTCTTGAATCAGGTGGATGAGTTTTATGACACCTTGAGATTCCGCGGCCAGAGGTCATTGTGTCAAAGGCGTCAGGCAAGGAGCGGCACAATTGTCACCAACCTTGAGGAGCGGATGGTCTTGCCCCAGGATTCAGGCGATTTGGCGGTTTATGGCTGGGTTAAGGCAGAAAATGGCAGAAATATCAATCTATCACTTAACTGCTATACCACCCGGGTTGGCGGCACCCCTGTTAAAGCCTGCAGCCTTGCTACTCCACTTAACGGCACATTTGACTGGCAATTTCAGCACAGAGGTATTACGCCCCCAACAAACGGGCTTTACTTTGACCTCTGGCTGAAAAGTGCGGGTCCGGACTCCGGAGTTTCAAGGGTCTGGTTTGATGATGTCGGCGTGATTAAGTGGGACAACTGGCAGAATTTTCACGGTCCAATTGCCATCACCAGCCCGAATGAGTATTCCTTTATTCAGGTCAGGAAAAGGGATACGGTAAGTTCGGCAGAGGTTGAATACGAAGAGGTGGGTTATCAGGTGCAGACCGGGATTGCAAGGCAAAGATTTGTTCCTGATTTTGCCTTTTCTGAACTTTTAATCCAGCCGGTACCAGCGCATCGGGATGCATTGATAAGATATTATCTGCCAAAGCCAGGCCGGGTTAGACTCAATATTTATAACTCGACAGGGCAGCTGGTCAGGAGGCTGATTGAGAAAAATGAGAAGGCAGGCTCGGGTTTTGTCAAATGGGACCTGAGGGATGATAAGGGCAGGGCGGTAC
- a CDS encoding GNAT family N-acetyltransferase — protein sequence MASVEVKDVSLENIIDLCLVCVPEEKRNDPDWQRGIEEKRTWAVKMLERIGSFAKVAYIDETPAGMIQYHPLPEQEVVEIDCIYVHEKRFWRKGAGNALLGALIEEMKKPIRWFENRPAKGLIVHPFPGESEGQLSARDFFTHKGFKPVGDDRNILFLSLQEGFVYQPKTKIPRNYQGQAEDKGRVLIFCGPNNCPAAYPFFLKRMERYIREVDSKVPIDYVDISLEPDFVRKRNADYGDCVVNAKLIKAFVLDKDGFQEEVKTALKDS from the coding sequence ATGGCATCGGTTGAAGTTAAGGATGTTAGCTTAGAAAATATCATTGATTTGTGCCTGGTGTGTGTCCCTGAGGAAAAGAGAAATGACCCGGACTGGCAAAGGGGTATTGAGGAGAAAAGGACCTGGGCGGTAAAGATGCTTGAGAGAATCGGCTCTTTTGCCAAGGTGGCTTATATTGATGAAACCCCGGCGGGAATGATTCAATACCACCCCTTGCCTGAACAGGAGGTTGTTGAGATTGACTGTATCTATGTCCATGAAAAAAGGTTCTGGCGCAAGGGTGCGGGGAATGCGCTCCTTGGGGCACTGATTGAGGAGATGAAAAAGCCCATTCGTTGGTTTGAAAATAGGCCCGCAAAGGGTCTGATTGTTCACCCATTTCCCGGCGAGTCCGAAGGGCAACTGTCTGCCCGGGATTTCTTTACCCATAAGGGTTTTAAACCCGTGGGAGATGACCGTAACATTCTTTTCCTCTCTTTGCAAGAGGGGTTTGTTTATCAGCCCAAGACCAAAATACCGCGTAATTATCAGGGGCAGGCTGAGGACAAGGGCAGGGTTCTGATATTCTGCGGTCCAAACAACTGCCCTGCCGCCTATCCCTTTTTCCTGAAAAGGATGGAGCGCTATATCAGGGAGGTTGATAGCAAGGTGCCCATTGACTATGTTGATATCTCCCTTGAGCCCGATTTTGTTCGAAAAAGGAATGCCGATTATGGCGACTGTGTTGTCAACGCCAAACTGATAAAAGCCTTTGTCCTTGATAAGGATGGTTTTCAGGAGGAGGTAAAAACGGCGCTCAAAGACAGTTGA